DNA from Phragmites australis chromosome 16, lpPhrAust1.1, whole genome shotgun sequence:
gtttttatttattaaataaaatttgtgagaatgattctttaaaataaattacaagCTAAGAAATTGAAAAAAACAACTTCCACTTATTCATTTCACACGTAGAAACAACTCCTCTATATAGTTTATTATAGAGAATTATTTTCCTTCATAGAATTATTTTCCTAAAGAATTACTCCGCAAAGTATTTAAATCAgtaaaaactctaccaaacagacaCTAACACATATTCCGAGTCTAGAATTCAAACTTGATTAGACATATTTCACCATACGGACCTTAAACAAGTCTTAAAAATGCGGGCAGAAGGCAAAGCATCGAAAATTCCAAGATGCCGACCGGAGCACGTAGGCAGTAATGCTTCGTGTTAACACGAGTGTAATGCTTCGTTTAAGCACGTAGGCCGTCAAGCATCGTAGATTAGTTAGGGTCGTACATTTTCCGAGTATCTCCGGCCACAGCCACACGACGTGCAGAGATCAGGCTGACAATACCAAGGACGTGCAGTACAGCAAGACGACGAACCACCTCGGATTCCGCTTTGGGTTCTCTGACTCACCCTGAAAAATGTTTCGAATCCTTCCTTTCGTCTTGCTTCTTGCCTGTCTACATCAGTACCTCAGGACAGAAAAAAAATtgcgtttttttctttttctttttgtgggAAACGATTGCATGTCACCGCTTAGTTGTACCATATCATCCATGCCATGCATTTGACCGCTATGTGATACACTAATACAGGTTTAACGACCCGCCAGATGGATTTACAAGATTAGGGACTGAAGAACGATTCGAGTTTACAAGACATCTTAACCGAAACTTTGAAGCAAAAGTTCAGAAGCATTACCACTTGCAGGAGAGAATACCAGACTTTGATATCATCAGAAGAACAGAGGATGACAGCGAAACATATAACAAGCTTCGCATATCATCTTTACGCTTCGATCAGCTCAAAACAATCAGAAACGCAGTTTGTCAGCCACCCCATCTCACACCGGCATCTGACGACCAAAAATTTTCTCCATTTCTCCAGCCACCGGTGCGTTAAACTCATGCGTGCCGCATGGGCGCGGGCTTGTGTTACGCTGATGGATCTTTGGGTTCCGTGGGGCTAGGGTGCTCCAAGTAGAGCTGCATCTTCAAAGGGTCACAGCTCAGAGACTTGATGGGGGTTATCTGCGGAGGCTGCATCCATAGCTTGGTGTCTGTAGGGATCCACAGCTGAGCTTCTCTGTCACCATCGCCATCGGCAGGAAGGGATCGGAAGTAGGCAGTGATCTCCCAGCTGCCATCTACCAGAATTCACAAGATAACCAACCATGTTACTTGAGTGCTCTTTTACTAACCATGTTGGCCTTTATAGCAAACCCAGAGACAGTTAAAAACTTAAAATAACATGATGAAACTGAGAACCTGGTGGAAGGGCTTTAGTAACAGGTTCAGCAACAGTCAGTTTGATCAAGAAAGCTCGCAGAGCAAATTCCAGGTTGGCCTCCTCTAACTTGGAACCATATGATTGGTTCACTGCAAGCTTGAAGACAAACTTCTCGATTGGTGCATGCTCTTTGTCATAGAAGATGACTACAACCCTCTCAATCAATCCCTGGATTGTAAAAAAGAAATTATGGATATTGTTGGCTGTAAAGGTAGAGCCGAAATAGTACTTTATTACGACACTAAGGGATTATCAACACTGAGCTTCAAATAAGAAAAGCATGGAACAATCAGCTTAAGAAAGGGTACGGAATAAGTAATAATCCTAAGACAAGCCATTTTAGTTCAAAACGAATTGTGAGCTATCAGCTATCCACTATGAAAACACTCTGCCACTACACTCCTACACAATGGCGGAGGTTAGTTGAGGCCAAAGTGGGACATGCCCCCTCCTCTCAAATTGAAACTACACAGTAAAATGTTTCTTGTTGTTACTTTTACACTGATAAAGTAATAAGTTAACTATTGACTATTAGGATTTGAAGCACAATTCATTAGATTAGCCACCTCTTAGTTTTTGTTCAAGCTCCGCTACTGCTCTCGCTACGAGCTATTTAAAACACTGGTACACTTAATTGCAGCAGGACGAACAATCAGTTAAAAAAGAGGACAGAACACACCTTCTGTATGAAAGGGAGAAGGGCATAAGTCGCAGAGTGAATGTAGCTAGCAAGCTCAGGATGCAACGCTTTCTGGACCACTACATTCATGTACCTTCTCCTTTCAAATGCACCTACACATGCATTTATTTAGTCTAACAAAACCTTTGCAGATGCAAAGTTGCCAAACCAGCTTAAACGCAAAGGGAGACGAATTCTTACGAGGAGGATAGAAGCCTTTGAGGAAGACAATGCAGCTGACAGCTACCTCTAGAAATTCCACAATCACTTGTCCTATTTGACCTATTTAAGTGAACTCAAGATTTAGCAGAGAGGAGAATAAGTAACTTTTAAATCAGCTGCCCCAGCTTTAGGAAGAACAGACAATAACTAATCATAAGCAACCTTGAGGAGTTTGATTCTTCCGATCCATGGCTCCGTTCAGGTGAATTCTTCAATATGGGAACCTGTCAAAAAAATTCTGTTGATCAGAGACTCCTGCTTGTTAATATTCGAATGATTAGCACAGTCCTACAAGCCAGTGGGCAAATGATAAACTGCCAAGCCATCAGATGGTTGTAACGCTGACAAGCAAGAGTACAAGAgcacaagaaaaggaaaaggaaagcaaTGCAATGGACAGCTagacgcctgacacagcagcaTAGTTTGGATTTTGGGGTTTAATCGCAGTGAATTGCAATCCTACAGTAATTCTTGCAATGTCTAGTTTCATGAGCGATATGACCTGCATTCATACACAGTGATGGGTGAAACCATTGACCATGTTGCAAGGATTCAGAAATCTAATATAAGACTAAGAGTGAGGAACAACTACCAAGAAGAGCTTACTATAACTAACTGCCATGGCTCCCTCAGGAGTATAAACCTCTAATTCTCACTTTTCAATAAGACACATAAGGAGATTTAAGTTGGTCATAGTAAACTTTAAAACAGAAAACAAAGTGAATAAAATAGTTGACACTTTTGGATATTGCGGCGAATAAATAATTAGGGTATTAGTGAACACTGCAAATTCATTTGCATGCTAGCTCTTTTAGACCTAGGCTACCGCtctatttttccttttgctATATGCTTAGAGAATTGATCCCTACTTTTGTTTTCCCCCCTATGCTGGGAACACATCCCGATTTCTCCGGCATTGTCAGGGACTCGAGCGCCGCCCATCAAGCGCACTAGTTGCTAAACAGC
Protein-coding regions in this window:
- the LOC133895840 gene encoding DNA polymerase zeta processivity subunit-like isoform X3, producing MDRKNQTPQGQIGQVIVEFLEVAVSCIVFLKGFYPPRAFERRRYMNVVVQKALHPELASYIHSATYALLPFIQKGLIERVVVIFYDKEHAPIEKFVFKLAVNQSYGSKLEEANLEFALRAFLIKLTVAEPVTKALPPDGSWEITAYFRSLPADGDGDREAQLWIPTDTKLWMQPPQITPIKSLSCDPLKMQLYLEHPSPTEPKDPSA